The bacterium genomic interval CGTGGACCACAAGGGCTACTTCCTGGTCACTTCGGATGAGGGCTTCCAGATCCTCGACGAGGTCGGCAGCCCGAACGTGAAGCTGCTGTTCGACATCTACCATCAGCAGATCTCCGAGGGCAACCTCATCGCCCGCATTACGAGCAACATTGACAAGATCGGGCACTTCCACGTCGCGGACGTGCCCGGTCGCTTCGAGCCGGGCACAGGCGAGATCAACTACAGGAACGTGTTCGCGAAGATCGCCGAGACCGACTATGCCGGCTTCGTGGGCCTGGAGTTCCGCCCGACCGGCTGCCCGGCAGCAGCGCTGCGGCAGGTCAAGGAGATCGCGGGGCTCTAGAGCGGGTAGCGGCGCGATTCATCGCGCCCATGCTCGTGTCCAGGGACAGGTGAGTCAGCATGTCGGACTGCATCTTCTGCCAGATCATCCGGGGCGACATCCCCTCGGACGCCGTCTACGTGGACGAGCGCTGCTACGCCTTCCGCGACATTGACCCGCAGGGCCCCGTGCA includes:
- a CDS encoding histidine triad nucleotide-binding protein, giving the protein MSDCIFCQIIRGDIPSDAVYVDERCYAFRDIDPQGPV